The genomic region AGGCGCGCTCGGAACCGCAGGCGGCCTTCGGGTCAACCTCGACGGGCAAGCCCTTGATTTCAACAGCACCCCAATCGAGGGGCTCTACGCGGCCGGCAACTGCTCGGCCACGGCATTCCGTGACGCATACCCAGGCGGCGGCGCAACCCTCGGCTCGGCCATCACCCGTGGCTTTGCCGTCGGAGAGCACCTCGCAGCACAACGCAGCTAACGCTCACATTCGAGCGTTTTCCCTTCACCAACCAGAATCGAGTTCACGATGTCAACGACGACACCATCTCTCAGCCGCCCTGCCGCGATAAAGCCGCCACGAAACGAGGCCAAACGGGCAGCCGTTGCAGCTTTCCTCGGCGGCATGCTTGAGTACTACGACTTCTTCATCTACGCCTCGGCCTCTGCCCTCGTCTTCGGCGTGGTCTTTTTCCCAGAGAATGGCGCCGCTGGAACCTTCATGTCGCTCGCGACGTTTGGTGTTGCCTACGTTGCCCGCCCGTTTGGCGCCATTGTGCTCGGGCACTTCGGTGACAAGATCGGGCGCAAGAATGTGCTCGTGTTCTCCCTCATGCTGATGGGCGGCGCGACCTTCCTCATCGGCTGTCTTCCCAGTTATGATTCCATCGGCATTTGGGCGCCCATCCTCTTGGTTGTCCTTCGCCTGCTCCAGGGCCTCTCGGCTGGCGGCGAAACGGCGGGCGCAAGCTCACTCACGATCGAGCACGCCCCAGCCAAGAAGCGTGCCTTCTACGGCAGCTGGACCATGAACGGGATCGCTGCCGGCATCATCCTCGCGAGCCTCACCTTCATTCCCGTCGCCGCAATGCCAGACGAGCAGCTTTACTCGTGGGGCTGGCGCATTCCGTTCTGGGCAAGCATCATTGTGCTGGTTGTTGCGTACCTCGTTCGCCGCACGCTTGCGGAGCCTGAGATCTTTGAGGAGACCAAAGAGAAGGATGACACGGCGAAGATTCCGCTGTTCGAACTCTTCCGCTACCACTGGGTGAGCGTCATTCGCCTCGCGCTGTGTGCGCTGTTTACGGTTGTAAACTCGATCGTTTCGGTGTTTGCCCTGAACTACGCCACTGGAAGTGTTGGGATCGAGAAGCCGTTTATGCTCACGGTCGCAATTGGCGCAAACGTCGTTGCCATCCTGTTCCAGACACTCGGCGGCGTGTGGGCGGACCTCTTTGGCCGCAAGCCCGTCTTCATCATCGGAACGCTTGGCTGCTCGGTCACGATCTTCTTCTACTTCCAGGCGATCAGCTCAGGCAACCATGTGCTCATCGTGCTCATGTCGCTGCTCATGACTGGCCTGTTCTACAGCCTCGCCAACGGCATCTACCCTGCGTTTTTCTCGGAGATGTTCTCGGTGAAGGTCCGTTACTCCGGCATGGCCGTTGGCCTCCAGATTGGGCTCATCGTTGCTGGTTTTTCGCCGGCAATCGCTTCGCTCCTTGTTGGCGAGGATACGACCAATTGGCTGCCGGTTGCGATCTTTGTCTCCGTTGTCTGCGCGATCTCGGCAATTGCCGCCATGACGGCAAAGGAGACCTTCAACCTTCCGCTCAACGCGCTTGGGCTCCGCAAGGGCGAAACACTTCCGGTCGAGCAGTCCGTTGTGGATGCGGCCAAGGACAAGGCCCCCGCCCCAGCCAGCGTGCGCTAACCGTTCCAAAACCCTCCCCTCCTGAAAGAAGCCACCATGTCAGTGCCCGCCTCAATGGTCTCCTCAACGGCCTCCGCAACACGCATCACCAACGCCCCGCTCTCGCTTGGCGGCGTGACCCTTCGAAACCGCCTCGTTTCCGCCCCGATGGAGCGCAACTACTGCGAGCCGAACGGCCACATGAACGATGTGTACCAGGAGTACCTGCTGGAGCGGGCACGGGCCGGCGTTGCACTCATCATGACGGAGGCGACGTATGTGCGGGCCGACGGCAAGGGGCGCACGCATCAGCTTGGGGCGCACGACGACTCGTGCATCCCTGGCCTTCGTCGCCTGGCCGACGCCCTCCACGCGGAGGGTGCCCTGGTTGGCTGCGAACTCAACCACGGTGGGAGGACAGCGCAGACGGCTGTCAGCGGCCTGCCAAACATCGCGCCCTCGCCCGTCGCCTGCGAGGTGGCTGGCGGGCAGGTCCCGCGCGAGATGACGGCGGATGAGGCTCGCGAACTCGCCGCTGAGTACGGCCGCGCGGCCGCCCGCTGCGTGGAGGCTGGCATCGATGTGCTCAGCATCCACGCGGCGCACGGCTACCTTATCCACCAGTTCATGTCGCCCATCAGCAACCACCGCACCGACGAGTTCGGCGACCCAGTCGCGTTTCTCAACCTCGTCATTGACGAAGTTCGGGCGGCGGCACCAACGGTGACGCTCGGGATGCGCGTTTCGGTTGTCGAGGGCCCCGACGACGGGCTGGATGCCGAGACGACCCTCGCGATCATCGAGCGCGCGCACCTCAACAAACTGGA from Lysinibacter cavernae harbors:
- a CDS encoding MFS transporter, producing MSTTTPSLSRPAAIKPPRNEAKRAAVAAFLGGMLEYYDFFIYASASALVFGVVFFPENGAAGTFMSLATFGVAYVARPFGAIVLGHFGDKIGRKNVLVFSLMLMGGATFLIGCLPSYDSIGIWAPILLVVLRLLQGLSAGGETAGASSLTIEHAPAKKRAFYGSWTMNGIAAGIILASLTFIPVAAMPDEQLYSWGWRIPFWASIIVLVVAYLVRRTLAEPEIFEETKEKDDTAKIPLFELFRYHWVSVIRLALCALFTVVNSIVSVFALNYATGSVGIEKPFMLTVAIGANVVAILFQTLGGVWADLFGRKPVFIIGTLGCSVTIFFYFQAISSGNHVLIVLMSLLMTGLFYSLANGIYPAFFSEMFSVKVRYSGMAVGLQIGLIVAGFSPAIASLLVGEDTTNWLPVAIFVSVVCAISAIAAMTAKETFNLPLNALGLRKGETLPVEQSVVDAAKDKAPAPASVR